One window from the genome of Thermus islandicus DSM 21543 encodes:
- a CDS encoding acyl-CoA dehydratase activase-related protein, translating into MRVGVIQGFLSRRYLGFWEAYLRALGVEVVRAEVTPDLRQPYCLPVQGLLAQVAALKGRGVDYLLLPDLQGGVESERGGGQCPWLLDLEATLRRYLPGLPPVLKVPAELSERVLGRAGEVGQILTQNPMRVGRALDQTKSLLKPPPPPKTPQGSVGVVAQPYLLEDEGFRREVQEALASEGLLPYFPDLPPERLREEGERLFSLDLPTDRELLGMVHYLHRLGRVRGLLLVVSYACPPIPGLLRRAARRLSKPYRLLTLGEDWTAALKALKEEMGA; encoded by the coding sequence ATGCGCGTGGGGGTGATCCAGGGGTTTCTTTCCCGGAGGTACCTAGGCTTCTGGGAGGCCTACCTGAGGGCCTTGGGGGTGGAGGTGGTCCGGGCGGAGGTAACCCCTGATCTCCGCCAGCCCTACTGCCTTCCCGTCCAGGGGCTCCTCGCCCAGGTGGCGGCCCTGAAGGGGAGGGGGGTGGACTACCTTCTCCTCCCCGATCTCCAGGGTGGGGTGGAGTCGGAGCGAGGCGGGGGGCAGTGCCCCTGGCTTTTGGACCTCGAGGCCACCCTCCGCCGCTACCTTCCTGGCCTCCCTCCGGTCCTCAAGGTGCCGGCGGAGCTTTCCGAAAGGGTCCTGGGGCGCGCAGGGGAGGTGGGGCAGATCCTCACCCAGAACCCCATGCGGGTGGGCCGGGCCCTGGACCAGACCAAAAGCCTTCTCAAGCCCCCCCCGCCCCCCAAGACCCCCCAGGGGAGCGTGGGGGTGGTGGCCCAGCCCTACCTCCTGGAGGACGAGGGGTTCCGCCGTGAGGTGCAGGAAGCCCTGGCCTCCGAGGGCCTCCTCCCCTACTTTCCCGACCTCCCTCCGGAGCGCTTGCGGGAGGAGGGGGAGAGGCTCTTTTCCCTGGACCTGCCCACGGACCGGGAGCTTCTCGGCATGGTCCACTACCTCCACCGCTTGGGCCGGGTGAGGGGCCTTCTCCTGGTGGTCTCTTACGCTTGCCCCCCTATCCCCGGGCTCCTGAGGCGGGCGGCGCGAAGGCTTTCCAAACCCTACCGCCTCCTCACCCTGGGGGAGGATTGGACCGCGGCCCTGAAGGCCCTGAAGGAGGAGATGGGGGCCTAG